A genomic segment from Curtobacterium sp. MCSS17_007 encodes:
- a CDS encoding Ig-like domain-containing protein, which produces MIGAFLAKHRSAAVSVGASVVVGAVVATAAVVSSGYHTQRVDLGDGTVWVPSAEYGAVGRANTGVLELNTAVETPSDDLSVLQRGADVYSVDGTKGTIAKIDVADATVGDAVTLPAGSPQVFFAGATAVVGNGDSGELWATPAADLADFDAATKADLTLGADAVFDASDEHVAVYSPRTGRAALVDVTAAGLSVERRWNVRFDRDHDFQVASFGEHVAVLDRTTGELSVDGSTVDLGDRVGSAPALQRSSDGSSEVVVAGTAGLVRVTASGQVDRTALRVSGRAARPAVVGSCTYAAWGGGQAMDSCRGSALQQLARTADVGDLQIVHNGETVVANDPRSGRSWAIDRSGQVIDNWADLVEQDDERQQERVSDDDPEVDKDQKPPVAVDDDLGARPGRTTSLPVLLNDHDPNGDPLVISEVGSIDDATGSVAVVGDGQRLQITLAAEAAGTVSFPYTITDGNGGSDSATVRVTVRPDSENEPPRQVRSTSADVVQNGHVVTNVLADWVDPDGDPVYLESASADGDQVSTTPDGLLDFRNASGRTGERAVQLVVSDGRERGRGAMTVRVAEQGRVPLHADPFATQGYAGKAFTVDPLAHVRGGNGTVTLTSVSSAAGLIVTPSYDAGTFRVQGDGAGDHQLEYTVTDGTKTASGVVRITVLAPPDASTPPITTPKTVFVNTLSTKDTDVTATDTDPAGGVLMVTALDGPPRGSGVQASVLDQHVVRVTLTAPLDGPVSFRYTESNGLATATGTITVVEIPKPDRIQPPVAQADSATVRVGDVAEIDVLANDTQPEGQPLTLAPDLVQNVPGDGGLLFVSGDRLRYLAPDTPGNHTAVYRVAGPDGQYADATVSISVRERDAATNNPPVPETVTARVVAGQAVRVTVPLNGIDPDGDSVQLVGVADNPDKGSVSDVAADALTYDAGDYSAGTDEFSYTVVDALGARATGIVRIGITPRAEQAGNPIAQADHVTIRPGGSVTVRVLQNDSDPEGGQLRVTAADPTTSGVGAEVLHRSQVRVTPPRSATEGDFAVLYTVENPSGGSSTAFLTVTVDRDAAPLRPEVEDTTLDLQDVLRRQSVTVDVLRNVFFAEGSTSRLRVGVVDGYGDTASVTPDRRITVRLTDASQVIPFSVARSDHPDVVSYGFIHVPGFDDALPQVDRTAGVITVRSEATVRIPLDRYVVTANGRTAQITDRGTVKATHANGQDLVVDRSTLQFTSSKLYYGNASISFEVTDGSSANGGKGRVATLVLPIKVTPRSNQPPAFTGSVLDMQPGESRTIDLTKLTDYPYPDDLRELRYSVVSRPDAGTTATVQGQQLRISVAENARKGTTASIGIGVADDANAGRSGVVQVGVVGSTRPLVQPAADRAVVERGRSSTIDVLANDRPTNPFPDEPLRVVAIRGLSGGLPAGVSVTPSADRSRLQVSVSGTAKPVDAHLQYQVADATDDPDRYVWGDVTISVQDVPDAPGAPSRTGTFQGGRATLSWSAPQANNAPITGYRLQGTNGVAKDCGTSTVCTITGLDPTASYRFSVVARNAVGDSEPSVTSAPISADFVPAAPKGLRVVPSSVTPDQLDVSWSAVSTPNGGSAVTNYVVSVAGPGLATARNAGTATSVSFPGAQSGAEYTVTVSPRNAADRDGSPVQWNEASATGTAVGVPTAVSVGIPYTDASSGRTVVSVDHSPSDGQGAPIQSYVLVRVAGAVSCGPVAGGTEVDSTGPAGGTLRDQNVPDGSSASWVVVATNTFGFCSVSSATQSVTSYATPGEANAPDVRIVKTSEGVYQVQVDTRGVQSGTADHYRVRYNGGSWVDEPSTPTDALGYGTPVRVSVQGCRGPSDSYCGTASPASDPVTPVLTRPSAVQAEEGKPLSVTDPQNGGLVPTYVVEFDGEKLDDEQRPYTTTSVVPTNPLSPLVTTRVRITVMIGGQQDVYEYTAGPARTAPPPSSTG; this is translated from the coding sequence GTGATCGGCGCCTTCCTCGCAAAGCACCGCTCGGCGGCCGTGTCCGTCGGTGCTTCCGTGGTGGTGGGGGCCGTCGTGGCGACCGCGGCCGTGGTGTCCAGCGGGTACCACACGCAGCGTGTGGACCTCGGCGACGGGACGGTGTGGGTCCCCTCCGCGGAGTACGGTGCGGTCGGTCGGGCCAACACCGGCGTGCTCGAACTCAACACGGCGGTCGAGACCCCGAGCGACGACCTGTCGGTCCTGCAGCGCGGAGCGGACGTCTACAGCGTCGACGGGACGAAGGGCACGATCGCGAAGATCGACGTCGCCGACGCGACCGTCGGCGATGCCGTGACCCTGCCGGCCGGCTCACCGCAGGTCTTCTTCGCCGGTGCGACCGCGGTCGTCGGGAACGGCGACTCCGGCGAGCTCTGGGCGACGCCCGCGGCGGACCTCGCCGACTTCGACGCGGCGACGAAGGCCGACCTGACCCTCGGGGCTGACGCCGTGTTCGACGCCTCCGACGAGCACGTCGCGGTGTACTCGCCGCGCACGGGACGGGCCGCGCTCGTCGACGTCACCGCCGCGGGCCTGAGCGTCGAGCGACGGTGGAACGTCCGCTTCGACCGCGACCACGACTTCCAGGTGGCCTCGTTCGGTGAGCACGTGGCCGTGCTCGACCGCACGACCGGCGAGCTCTCCGTCGACGGGAGCACGGTGGACCTGGGGGACCGGGTGGGCAGCGCGCCCGCTCTGCAGCGTTCCTCCGACGGCTCGTCCGAGGTCGTCGTCGCCGGAACCGCCGGACTCGTGCGCGTGACGGCGTCCGGGCAGGTCGACCGCACGGCGCTCCGGGTCTCCGGGCGGGCGGCGCGTCCTGCCGTCGTCGGGTCCTGCACGTACGCGGCGTGGGGTGGCGGCCAGGCCATGGACTCCTGTCGCGGTTCGGCGCTGCAGCAGCTCGCCAGGACCGCGGACGTGGGGGACCTGCAGATCGTGCACAACGGCGAGACGGTGGTCGCGAACGACCCGCGGTCCGGCCGGTCCTGGGCCATCGACCGCAGCGGGCAGGTCATCGACAACTGGGCCGACCTGGTCGAGCAGGACGACGAGCGGCAGCAGGAGCGGGTCTCGGACGACGACCCCGAGGTCGACAAGGACCAGAAGCCGCCGGTGGCGGTCGACGACGACCTCGGTGCACGGCCGGGCCGGACCACGAGCCTCCCCGTCCTGCTCAACGACCACGACCCGAACGGCGACCCGCTCGTCATCAGCGAGGTCGGCAGCATCGACGACGCCACCGGGAGCGTCGCCGTGGTCGGCGACGGGCAACGGCTGCAGATCACCCTCGCGGCCGAGGCGGCGGGCACGGTCTCCTTCCCGTACACGATCACCGACGGCAACGGCGGTTCGGACTCCGCGACGGTGCGCGTCACCGTCCGTCCGGACTCCGAGAACGAGCCGCCGCGTCAGGTCCGCAGCACCTCCGCCGACGTCGTGCAGAACGGCCACGTCGTCACGAACGTGCTCGCCGACTGGGTGGACCCCGACGGCGACCCGGTGTACCTCGAGTCCGCATCGGCCGACGGCGACCAGGTGTCGACCACGCCCGACGGCCTGCTCGACTTCCGCAACGCGAGCGGCCGGACGGGCGAGCGTGCCGTCCAGCTCGTCGTGAGCGACGGACGCGAACGCGGTCGCGGGGCGATGACCGTCCGCGTCGCGGAGCAGGGGCGCGTCCCGCTGCACGCGGACCCGTTCGCCACGCAGGGCTACGCCGGCAAGGCGTTCACGGTGGACCCACTCGCGCACGTCCGTGGCGGCAACGGCACCGTGACGCTGACGAGCGTGTCCTCCGCGGCCGGTCTCATCGTGACCCCGTCCTACGACGCGGGCACCTTCCGGGTGCAGGGTGACGGAGCGGGCGACCACCAGCTCGAGTACACCGTGACCGACGGTACGAAGACCGCGAGCGGCGTCGTGCGCATCACGGTGCTCGCTCCGCCTGACGCCTCGACACCGCCCATCACCACTCCGAAGACCGTCTTCGTGAACACGCTGTCGACGAAGGACACCGACGTCACCGCGACCGACACCGACCCGGCGGGTGGGGTGCTCATGGTCACGGCTCTCGACGGGCCACCGCGGGGGAGCGGTGTCCAGGCCAGTGTCCTCGACCAGCACGTCGTCCGCGTCACGCTGACCGCACCGCTCGATGGGCCCGTGTCGTTCCGGTACACCGAGTCGAACGGTCTGGCCACCGCCACCGGCACCATCACCGTGGTCGAGATCCCCAAGCCCGACCGGATCCAACCCCCGGTCGCGCAGGCGGACTCCGCCACGGTGCGCGTGGGTGACGTGGCGGAGATCGACGTCCTCGCCAACGACACCCAGCCGGAGGGCCAGCCCCTGACGCTCGCCCCCGACCTCGTGCAGAACGTGCCGGGCGACGGCGGTCTGCTGTTCGTGTCGGGCGACCGGCTGCGCTACCTGGCGCCGGACACCCCGGGCAACCACACCGCCGTCTACCGGGTCGCCGGCCCCGACGGTCAGTACGCCGACGCCACGGTCTCGATCTCGGTGCGCGAGCGGGACGCAGCGACGAACAACCCGCCCGTCCCGGAGACCGTCACCGCGCGCGTGGTCGCCGGGCAGGCGGTGCGCGTCACGGTCCCGCTCAACGGCATCGACCCCGACGGTGACTCGGTGCAGCTCGTGGGTGTCGCTGACAACCCGGACAAGGGCTCGGTCAGCGACGTCGCCGCCGACGCGCTGACGTACGACGCCGGTGACTACTCCGCAGGCACGGACGAGTTCAGCTACACGGTCGTCGACGCCCTCGGGGCCCGTGCGACCGGGATCGTTCGGATCGGCATCACGCCCCGCGCCGAGCAGGCCGGGAACCCGATCGCGCAGGCGGACCACGTCACGATCCGACCGGGAGGGTCGGTCACGGTGCGGGTCCTGCAGAACGACTCGGACCCCGAGGGCGGCCAGCTCCGGGTCACCGCCGCCGACCCGACGACGTCCGGTGTCGGCGCGGAGGTCCTGCACCGCAGCCAGGTGCGGGTCACGCCGCCGCGCTCGGCGACCGAGGGCGACTTCGCCGTGCTCTACACGGTGGAGAACCCGAGCGGCGGGTCGAGCACGGCCTTCCTCACCGTGACCGTGGACCGCGACGCGGCGCCCCTCCGCCCGGAGGTCGAGGACACGACGCTCGACCTGCAGGACGTCCTCCGGCGCCAGAGCGTCACCGTCGACGTGCTGCGGAACGTCTTCTTCGCCGAGGGCTCGACCTCGCGGCTCCGGGTGGGCGTCGTCGACGGGTACGGCGACACCGCGAGCGTCACGCCGGATCGTCGAATCACGGTGCGGCTCACCGACGCGTCACAGGTGATCCCGTTCTCGGTCGCCCGGTCGGACCACCCCGACGTCGTCTCGTACGGGTTCATCCACGTGCCGGGGTTCGACGACGCGCTGCCCCAGGTGGACCGGACCGCCGGCGTCATCACCGTCAGGAGCGAGGCGACGGTGCGGATCCCACTGGACAGGTACGTCGTCACGGCGAACGGCCGGACCGCGCAGATCACCGACCGAGGGACGGTGAAGGCGACGCACGCGAACGGGCAGGACCTGGTGGTCGACCGTTCCACGCTGCAGTTCACGTCGTCGAAGCTCTACTACGGCAACGCCTCGATCTCGTTCGAGGTGACCGACGGTTCGAGTGCGAACGGGGGGAAGGGCCGTGTCGCGACACTCGTGCTGCCGATCAAGGTGACCCCGCGGTCGAACCAGCCGCCGGCGTTCACCGGCTCCGTCCTCGACATGCAGCCGGGGGAGTCACGGACGATCGACCTCACGAAGCTGACCGACTACCCGTACCCGGACGACCTCCGTGAGCTCCGGTACTCCGTGGTGAGCCGACCCGACGCGGGCACGACGGCCACGGTACAGGGCCAGCAGCTCCGGATCAGCGTCGCCGAGAACGCACGCAAGGGCACGACCGCCTCCATCGGCATCGGCGTCGCGGACGACGCCAACGCCGGTCGATCCGGTGTGGTGCAGGTCGGTGTCGTCGGGTCGACCCGACCGCTCGTGCAGCCCGCGGCCGACCGGGCCGTGGTGGAGCGGGGGCGGTCGTCCACCATCGACGTCCTCGCCAACGACCGGCCGACCAACCCCTTCCCGGACGAGCCGCTGCGCGTCGTGGCGATCCGCGGGCTGTCGGGCGGGCTGCCCGCGGGTGTCAGCGTGACGCCGAGCGCCGATCGGTCTCGCCTGCAGGTGTCGGTCTCGGGCACCGCGAAACCGGTGGACGCGCACCTGCAGTACCAGGTCGCGGACGCGACCGACGATCCCGACCGGTACGTCTGGGGCGACGTCACGATCTCCGTCCAGGACGTGCCGGACGCACCGGGTGCACCGAGCAGGACGGGCACCTTCCAGGGCGGCCGGGCGACGCTCTCCTGGTCGGCGCCGCAGGCGAACAACGCACCGATCACCGGTTACCGGCTGCAGGGGACCAACGGCGTCGCGAAGGACTGCGGGACATCGACGGTGTGCACGATCACCGGGTTGGACCCGACGGCGTCGTACCGGTTCTCGGTCGTCGCGCGGAACGCGGTCGGCGACTCGGAGCCGTCCGTGACCTCGGCGCCGATCAGTGCCGACTTCGTGCCCGCGGCGCCGAAGGGACTGCGCGTGGTCCCCAGCAGCGTGACACCCGACCAGCTCGACGTCAGCTGGAGTGCCGTGAGCACGCCGAACGGCGGGTCGGCGGTGACGAACTACGTGGTCTCGGTCGCCGGCCCGGGACTCGCGACGGCACGGAACGCGGGGACGGCGACGAGCGTCTCCTTCCCTGGAGCGCAGAGCGGTGCGGAGTACACCGTGACCGTCTCGCCGCGGAACGCCGCCGACCGTGACGGGAGCCCCGTGCAGTGGAACGAGGCGTCGGCGACGGGGACGGCCGTGGGGGTTCCTACAGCGGTCTCTGTCGGAATTCCGTACACCGATGCATCCTCAGGACGCACCGTCGTGAGCGTGGACCATTCACCTTCCGACGGACAAGGCGCGCCGATACAGAGCTACGTCCTCGTCAGGGTTGCTGGTGCTGTCTCGTGTGGGCCTGTCGCGGGAGGCACCGAGGTCGACTCGACGGGTCCGGCGGGTGGCACCCTCCGCGACCAGAACGTGCCGGATGGGAGTTCGGCCAGCTGGGTGGTCGTGGCTACGAACACCTTCGGGTTCTGCAGCGTGAGCAGCGCGACCCAAAGCGTCACCAGTTACGCGACCCCGGGCGAGGCGAACGCGCCGGACGTCAGGATCGTGAAGACGTCGGAAGGTGTGTACCAGGTGCAAGTCGATACTCGCGGCGTGCAGTCCGGCACGGCTGATCACTACCGCGTCCGGTACAACGGGGGCTCTTGGGTGGACGAGCCGTCGACTCCGACCGATGCCCTGGGCTACGGGACCCCGGTCCGCGTTTCGGTCCAGGGATGTCGTGGGCCGAGCGACTCGTACTGTGGGACAGCGTCCCCCGCGTCCGATCCGGTCACGCCTGTGCTTACGCGGCCGAGCGCGGTGCAAGCAGAAGAAGGCAAGCCGCTGTCCGTCACGGATCCTCAGAACGGCGGGCTCGTGCCGACTTACGTCGTCGAATTCGACGGTGAGAAGCTCGACGATGAGCAGCGCCCTTACACGACGACCTCGGTCGTTCCGACGAACCCCCTCTCGCCTCTCGTGACGACCCGCGTTCGCATCACAGTGATGATCGGCGGTCAACAAGATGTGTACGAGTACACCGCGGGGCCGGCGAGGACTGCACCGCCACCGTCTTCCACCGGTTGA
- a CDS encoding serine/threonine-protein kinase, whose amino-acid sequence MARRLPSDPPVIAGFSPVHVLGSGGFADVFLYEQDMPRRQVAVKVLLDEVVDDRVRQMFQAEANLMARLSTHPSILTVFQASIAPDGRPYLVMELCSSSLSERYRREPVPVSEVLAIGVRIGSALETAHREGVLHRDVKPSNILRTAYGAPVLSDFGIAATIGSVDPDEPVGMSIPWSAPEVLGDESRGSVQSEVYSLAATVWSLLAGRSPFEIRGGANSAADLMDRIDKGGVKPTGRPDVPPSLERLLATAMARRVAARPATVMEFVRGLQQVEAELGLPQTPADVAVEAWAVSTPSSGAERTVVRELQPPSRVGARRRRRRPVQGGTSVGVQSVGTVHRTGSATRARRRSRSNLLWIGSAGAVVVAALAVVAVLLVGRAGTASIPTVSDVRAQAGADSVSFSWTDPGLRSGDTFVITSAGATTQQTGTTFVVSGTSGAEECITVAVNRDGKTGAMSAEQCGTIGGAG is encoded by the coding sequence GTGGCCCGACGCCTGCCGTCCGACCCGCCGGTGATCGCGGGTTTCAGCCCGGTGCACGTGCTCGGCTCGGGCGGCTTCGCCGACGTCTTCCTGTACGAGCAGGACATGCCGCGTCGCCAGGTCGCGGTGAAGGTGCTGCTCGACGAGGTCGTGGACGACCGGGTGCGGCAGATGTTCCAGGCCGAGGCCAACCTGATGGCACGGCTCAGCACCCACCCGTCGATCCTCACCGTGTTCCAGGCGAGCATCGCTCCCGACGGGCGCCCGTACCTCGTCATGGAGCTGTGCTCGTCCTCGCTCAGCGAGCGCTACCGGCGCGAGCCGGTGCCCGTGTCCGAGGTGTTGGCGATCGGCGTCCGGATCGGGTCCGCGCTCGAGACCGCGCACCGCGAGGGCGTCCTGCACCGGGACGTCAAGCCGTCCAACATCCTCCGCACGGCCTACGGCGCCCCCGTGCTGTCGGACTTCGGCATCGCGGCCACGATCGGCAGCGTCGACCCCGACGAGCCCGTGGGCATGTCCATCCCGTGGTCCGCGCCCGAGGTGCTCGGTGACGAGTCCCGTGGCTCCGTCCAGTCAGAGGTCTACTCGCTCGCGGCGACCGTCTGGTCACTGCTCGCCGGCCGCAGCCCCTTCGAGATCCGCGGTGGAGCGAACTCCGCAGCCGACCTCATGGACCGCATCGACAAGGGCGGCGTGAAGCCGACCGGTCGGCCCGATGTGCCGCCCTCGCTCGAGCGGCTGCTCGCGACCGCGATGGCCCGTCGGGTCGCAGCTCGACCTGCGACCGTCATGGAGTTCGTCCGCGGTCTCCAGCAGGTCGAGGCGGAGCTCGGTCTCCCGCAGACGCCCGCTGACGTCGCGGTGGAGGCCTGGGCGGTGAGCACGCCCTCGTCCGGCGCCGAGCGGACGGTCGTGCGCGAACTGCAGCCGCCGTCGCGGGTCGGCGCCCGACGGCGGCGGCGACGTCCTGTCCAGGGCGGGACGTCCGTCGGTGTGCAGAGCGTCGGCACCGTGCACCGGACCGGATCCGCGACCCGCGCCCGACGACGCAGTCGGTCGAACCTGCTCTGGATCGGTTCGGCCGGGGCCGTGGTGGTCGCGGCACTCGCGGTGGTGGCGGTCCTGCTGGTGGGCCGGGCGGGCACGGCGTCGATCCCGACCGTGTCCGACGTCCGCGCGCAGGCCGGAGCCGACTCGGTGTCCTTCAGCTGGACGGACCCCGGGCTCCGTTCCGGTGACACCTTCGTGATCACCTCGGCCGGGGCCACGACACAGCAGACGGGGACGACCTTCGTGGTCTCCGGGACGTCCGGTGCCGAGGAGTGCATCACCGTGGCGGTGAACCGCGACGGCAAGACCGGTGCGATGAGCGCTGAGCAGTGCGGCACGATCGGAGGCGCCGGGTGA
- a CDS encoding protein phosphatase 2C domain-containing protein, whose protein sequence is MTELGRAATEHAIDVPGADGTPLTLSWGAATDVGRRRDHNEDSYLVGAPFFVVADGMGGHLAGDRASDAVVRRLDQVSDGPFTTRQQIQRALLLATADIERAAGGNALGAGTTVTGVALVAGQGQPAALVFNVGDSRTYRIEGGSLHRVTVDHSVVQEMVDAGLLRAEDAEQHPDSNVITRAVGFGEPPEPDWWTLPLRAGDRYVICSDGLTKELGDVGIGRIAARVPSAQALAERLVGDAVVAGGRDNVTVVVVQVDGAPADADVEDTLPRH, encoded by the coding sequence GTGACCGAACTCGGCCGAGCTGCCACCGAGCACGCCATCGACGTCCCCGGTGCCGACGGCACCCCCCTGACGCTCTCCTGGGGCGCCGCGACCGACGTCGGCAGGCGCCGCGACCACAACGAGGACAGCTACCTCGTCGGGGCACCGTTCTTCGTCGTCGCCGACGGCATGGGCGGCCACCTGGCGGGGGACCGAGCGAGTGACGCCGTCGTCCGGCGGCTCGACCAGGTGTCCGACGGCCCGTTCACCACACGCCAGCAGATCCAGCGGGCGCTGCTGCTGGCCACCGCGGACATCGAACGAGCGGCCGGCGGGAACGCGCTCGGTGCGGGCACCACGGTGACCGGCGTGGCGCTGGTTGCCGGGCAGGGACAACCAGCCGCGCTCGTCTTCAACGTCGGGGACTCCCGGACCTACCGCATCGAGGGTGGATCCCTCCACCGCGTGACGGTCGACCACTCCGTGGTGCAGGAGATGGTCGACGCGGGCCTGCTCCGGGCCGAGGACGCCGAGCAGCACCCGGACAGCAACGTGATCACGCGCGCCGTCGGGTTCGGCGAGCCGCCGGAGCCGGACTGGTGGACGCTCCCGCTGCGTGCCGGGGACCGGTACGTCATCTGCTCGGACGGGCTGACGAAGGAGCTCGGTGACGTCGGCATCGGCCGCATCGCCGCCCGCGTCCCCTCCGCCCAGGCCCTCGCCGAGCGACTGGTCGGCGACGCGGTCGTCGCCGGTGGTCGCGACAACGTCACCGTCGTCGTCGTCCAGGTGGACGGCGCTCCTGCCGACGCCGACGTCGAGGACACGCTCCCACGACACTGA
- a CDS encoding FHA domain-containing protein, with the protein MTMEAEPVREDDVDDTVVRPRPVPHRDDDRSAPGPDDTVVRPRTSVSVDGDPFGDTVIRPRARTAPTLDTVAADASGDTVVRGASVGPVPAAPAPTVGTARARVPSIRLGGRVLRLDRPVVVGRRPASPRVVTGAEPLLIAVSSPNGEVSSSHLLVHAEGEAAVVDDLRSTNGTVVRPPGAAPFRMASGASVVVLTGTVVEIGDGNVIEFLSPHLRVGPDDVLPPFPSVP; encoded by the coding sequence ATGACCATGGAGGCAGAGCCGGTGCGCGAGGACGATGTCGACGACACGGTGGTGCGTCCGCGCCCGGTGCCGCACAGGGACGACGACCGGTCCGCACCCGGTCCCGACGACACCGTCGTCCGTCCACGCACCTCCGTGTCGGTGGACGGCGATCCGTTCGGCGACACCGTCATCCGTCCGCGCGCCCGCACGGCGCCGACGCTCGACACGGTGGCGGCCGACGCTTCCGGCGACACCGTCGTGCGCGGGGCCAGCGTCGGACCCGTCCCCGCGGCACCCGCGCCGACGGTCGGGACCGCGCGCGCCCGCGTGCCGTCGATCCGGCTCGGCGGACGCGTCCTCCGCCTGGACCGCCCGGTCGTCGTGGGCCGGAGACCCGCGTCGCCCCGGGTGGTCACGGGTGCGGAGCCGCTGCTGATCGCGGTCTCCTCGCCGAACGGCGAGGTCTCGTCGTCACACCTGCTCGTGCACGCGGAGGGTGAGGCCGCGGTCGTCGACGACCTCCGGTCGACCAACGGCACGGTCGTCCGCCCACCCGGAGCCGCACCGTTCCGGATGGCGTCGGGTGCGTCGGTGGTCGTCCTGACGGGTACGGTTGTCGAGATCGGTGACGGCAACGTCATCGAGTTCCTGTCGCCGCACCTCCGGGTCGGACCGGACGACGTCCTCCCACCGTTCCCCTCGGTCCCCTGA